Proteins found in one Zea mays cultivar B73 chromosome 1, Zm-B73-REFERENCE-NAM-5.0, whole genome shotgun sequence genomic segment:
- the LOC100285414 gene encoding CRAL/TRIO domain containing protein isoform X1, which translates to MANASKHLQPSSQAGNDKKYQGTLVASPAKAISPKCVNRIVPSKQLILGGGSIGHVASFLIKVVALEAVRRVSKTRCPFIWNSVQALQILVYPPFSWIQRWAPLGFLVQGIQKLSMPLLFLSVTTTVSELSSKHDDEPDNNTEHSETPSETNELASTSGTSDAADGTKEIVQENWLVLLFRELEKQGITLPERFTEDELRRFYVAANGDFQSLLSSVKKTIHWRETFHILTLQELDRWSHLVFWHGFDTMLRPCLVVRLGLACSSIPPHDRPRFGQAVVSQIDHGVVNLINEEDSRITVLLDCHGISPFRFPMQMMRSFITVVQENYPNRLGVLFVIRLPPVVRVIAQTFLQVLKPATKQKLRFEGDSYKKALAEFLQAVPAFLGGKCSCPRCESPRDDSVIQAGEGSKKQPRLVSVDDGLPVTDLDFDLDEEIPSPYSCENAIRAAIIGLLMVCIFVAFLAGMIDPASVPASA; encoded by the exons ATGGCGAATGCAAGCAAGCACTTGCAACCTTCAAGTCAAGCAGGCAATGACAAGAAGTATCAGGGCACGCTGGTTGCTTCACCAGCAAAGGCCATTTCACCTAAGTGTGTGAACCGCATTGTGCCATCGAAGCAACTGATCTTGGGTGGGGGTTCAATAGGCCATGTGGCATCATTTCTGATCAAGGTCGTTGCTCTTGAGGCAGTGAGAAGAGTTTCTAAAACAAGATGCCCTTTCATATGGAATTCTGTTCAAGCATTGCAGATCCTTGTGTATCCTCCATTTAGCTGGATCCAAAGATGGGCACCGCTCGGATTTCTCGTGCAGGGAATTCAG AAACTATCCATGCCACTGTTGTTTCTGTCAGTCACAACAACAGTAAGTGAGCTGTCTTCCAAGCATGATGATGAACCAGATAACAATACAGAACATTCTGAGACACCTTCCGAAACAAATGAATTGGCGTCAACTTCTGGCACAAG CGATGCTGCTGATGGCACAAAGGAAATCGTGCAAGAGAACTGGCTTGTGTTACTTTTCAGGGAGCTTGAGAAGCAAGGCATCACTTTGCCTGAGAG GTTTACTGAAGATGAGTTACGCAGATTTTATGTTGCTGCAAATGGCGACTTTCAAAGTTTACTCTCTTCGGTTAAGAAGACAATTCATTGGAGGGAAACATTTCACATACTTACATTGCAAGAACTTGATAGATGGTCTCACTTAGTCTTTTGGCATGGGTTTGACACGATGCTTCGGCCTTGTTTAGTAGTTCGTCTTGGACTTGCATGCTCTAGCATACCTCCTCATGATAGACCCCGTTTCGGGCAAGCAGTAG TTTCTCAAATTGACCATGGCGTTGTAAATTTGATCAATGAAGAAGATTCAAGGATTACCGTTTTACTGGATTGCCATGGGATTTCGCCATTCAGATTTCCAATGCAAATGATGAGGTCGTTCATCACTGTGGTTCAAGAAAACTACCCGAATCGTCTTGGGGTATTGTTTGTCATCCGTCTTCCTCCAGTTGTCAGAGTTATTGCACAGACATTTCTTCAA GTCTTGAAACCAGCTACAAAGCAGAAGTTGCGTTTTGAGGGAGATTCGTACAAGAAGGCATTGGCGGAGTTCCTGCAGGCTGTGCCAGCGTTTCTGGGCGGTAAATGCAGCTGCCCGCGATGTGAGAGTCCTCGTGATGATTCAGTGATACAGGCAGGGGAAGGGAGCAAGAAGCAGCCCCGCTTGGTCAGCGTTGATGACGGGTTACCTGTCACAGACTTGGACTTCGACTTGGATGAAGAGATCCCATCACCTTATAGCTGCGAGAACGCCATCAGGGCTGCGATAATCGGCCTGCTGATGGTGTGCATCTTCGTCGCGTTTCTGGCTGGGATGATCGACCCTGCATCCGTTCCAGCCAGTGCCTGA